A stretch of Mastomys coucha isolate ucsf_1 unplaced genomic scaffold, UCSF_Mcou_1 pScaffold1, whole genome shotgun sequence DNA encodes these proteins:
- the Cenpl gene encoding centromere protein L isoform X1 yields MATPPETMDSHDSQGLTSRRRSSNLKDYFVGATPLQKRLGLVRRQSSFFPSPSRRKIPQCSQFQEDIDPQKVAFLLHKQWTVYSLTPLYKFSYSNLKDYSRLLSAFIAAEKQKGLAVEVGEDFNTKVIFSTLLGVKGTQRDPEAFLVQILSQSQSSREHREDKVLWTGWFCCVFGESLQEMVSEDFTCLPLFLANGAESNTSLIGGWFQKTFDCCFSPLAISAFNLSWMAAMWTACKMDHYMATTEFFWSVPCSPQSLDISYAIHPEDAKALWDSVHKARGEITQEEVDLFMNCLYSHFHRHFKIHLSATRLVRVSTSVASAHTDGKIKILCHKYLIGVLAYMTELAIFQIE; encoded by the exons ATGGCCACGCCCCCAgag accATGGATTCTCATGATTCCCAAGGACTGACTTCTAGACGAAGGAGCTCAAATCTTAAGGACTACTTTGTAGGTGCCACCCCTCTGCAGAAACGACTGGGATTGGTCAGGAGGCAGAGTTCATTTTTTCCCAGTCCATCTCGAAGGAAAATTCCCCAGTGTTCACAGTTTCAG gaagaTATCGATCCTCAGAAGGTTGCATTTCTACTTCACAAACAGTGGACTGTATATAGTTTAACTCCCCTGTATAAATTCTCCTATTCTAATCTCAAAGACTATTCTAGACTTCTAAGTGCATTTATTGCTGCCGAAAAGCAAAAAGGCCTTGCTGTGGAAGTGGGAGAAGACTTCAACACCAAAGTGATTTTTTCCACTCTACTTGGAGTGAAAGGGACACAAAGGGACCCAGAAGCGTTTCTTGTCCAG aTTCTCTCACAGTCTCAGTCATCGCGTGAACACAGAGAGGACAAAGTGTTGTGGACGGGCTGGTTCTGCTGTGTATTTGGAGAGAGTCTTCAGGAGATGGTCTCAGAGGACTTCACCTGTCTGCCCTTATTCCTTGCAAATGGAGCAGAGTCCAATACATCCTTAATCGGAGGCTGGTTTCAAAAAACCTTTGACTGTTGCTTCAGTCCTTTAGCAATCAGTGCGTTTAATCTTTCCTGGATGGCTGCTATGTGGACTGCATGCAAAATGGACCATTACATGGCTACTACTGAATTTTTTTGGTCTGTGCCCTGTAGCCCACAGAGCTTAGATATTTCTTATGCAATACATCCAGAGGATGCAAAAGCTTTATGGGACAGTGTCCACAAAGCACGTGGGGAGATTACCCAGGAGGAAGTTGACTTATTTATGAACTGCCTTTATTCACATTTCCATAGGCATTTCAAAATTCACTTATCAGCCACAAGATTGGTTCGTGTCTCAACATCTGTAGCTTCAGCACACACTGATGGGAAAATAAAG attcTGTGTCATAAATACCTTATTGGTGTATTGGCATATATGACGGAACTGGCAATTTTTCAAATTGAATGA
- the Cenpl gene encoding centromere protein L isoform X2, producing MDSHDSQGLTSRRRSSNLKDYFVGATPLQKRLGLVRRQSSFFPSPSRRKIPQCSQFQEDIDPQKVAFLLHKQWTVYSLTPLYKFSYSNLKDYSRLLSAFIAAEKQKGLAVEVGEDFNTKVIFSTLLGVKGTQRDPEAFLVQILSQSQSSREHREDKVLWTGWFCCVFGESLQEMVSEDFTCLPLFLANGAESNTSLIGGWFQKTFDCCFSPLAISAFNLSWMAAMWTACKMDHYMATTEFFWSVPCSPQSLDISYAIHPEDAKALWDSVHKARGEITQEEVDLFMNCLYSHFHRHFKIHLSATRLVRVSTSVASAHTDGKIKILCHKYLIGVLAYMTELAIFQIE from the exons ATGGATTCTCATGATTCCCAAGGACTGACTTCTAGACGAAGGAGCTCAAATCTTAAGGACTACTTTGTAGGTGCCACCCCTCTGCAGAAACGACTGGGATTGGTCAGGAGGCAGAGTTCATTTTTTCCCAGTCCATCTCGAAGGAAAATTCCCCAGTGTTCACAGTTTCAG gaagaTATCGATCCTCAGAAGGTTGCATTTCTACTTCACAAACAGTGGACTGTATATAGTTTAACTCCCCTGTATAAATTCTCCTATTCTAATCTCAAAGACTATTCTAGACTTCTAAGTGCATTTATTGCTGCCGAAAAGCAAAAAGGCCTTGCTGTGGAAGTGGGAGAAGACTTCAACACCAAAGTGATTTTTTCCACTCTACTTGGAGTGAAAGGGACACAAAGGGACCCAGAAGCGTTTCTTGTCCAG aTTCTCTCACAGTCTCAGTCATCGCGTGAACACAGAGAGGACAAAGTGTTGTGGACGGGCTGGTTCTGCTGTGTATTTGGAGAGAGTCTTCAGGAGATGGTCTCAGAGGACTTCACCTGTCTGCCCTTATTCCTTGCAAATGGAGCAGAGTCCAATACATCCTTAATCGGAGGCTGGTTTCAAAAAACCTTTGACTGTTGCTTCAGTCCTTTAGCAATCAGTGCGTTTAATCTTTCCTGGATGGCTGCTATGTGGACTGCATGCAAAATGGACCATTACATGGCTACTACTGAATTTTTTTGGTCTGTGCCCTGTAGCCCACAGAGCTTAGATATTTCTTATGCAATACATCCAGAGGATGCAAAAGCTTTATGGGACAGTGTCCACAAAGCACGTGGGGAGATTACCCAGGAGGAAGTTGACTTATTTATGAACTGCCTTTATTCACATTTCCATAGGCATTTCAAAATTCACTTATCAGCCACAAGATTGGTTCGTGTCTCAACATCTGTAGCTTCAGCACACACTGATGGGAAAATAAAG attcTGTGTCATAAATACCTTATTGGTGTATTGGCATATATGACGGAACTGGCAATTTTTCAAATTGAATGA